A part of Blastopirellula marina genomic DNA contains:
- a CDS encoding XdhC family protein yields MRDVLTALVADVPTGKSVAYCQLIDTRGSTPQKAGAAMLVYAGGQQVGTLGGGCVEAEVKRLAIAHLETGQGTVSSFVLDHDYGWDDGLICGGRMEVLIQPLAAGGDVRFFQAILDAITNNVGGTFVIATLPRESESGPSFGMHWISSAGKSLAQCGEASLRAAAAEVAAEHLRSLAERPLSYRVNNVLFLPILPRCELLIIGGGHVGKAVARLAAKVDFDVTVVDDREEAVSLERFPDAVGRIAGPMLNVLPQIELSEQAYGLVVTRGHQHDEMALYHLVQRKFAYLGMIGSKRKVRMIYDDLLEKGIPQEKLDQVHAPVGLDIGSRTVEEIAISIVAQLIAHRSRATT; encoded by the coding sequence ATGCGCGACGTCCTAACAGCTCTGGTTGCGGACGTACCGACCGGGAAATCGGTCGCCTATTGTCAATTGATCGACACCCGCGGTTCCACGCCCCAAAAGGCGGGCGCCGCGATGTTGGTTTACGCTGGCGGTCAGCAAGTGGGGACGCTGGGTGGCGGCTGCGTGGAAGCAGAAGTCAAACGCCTGGCGATTGCCCACCTGGAAACAGGGCAGGGGACCGTCAGCAGTTTTGTCCTTGACCACGATTACGGCTGGGACGACGGTCTAATCTGTGGTGGCCGAATGGAGGTATTAATCCAACCTCTGGCGGCTGGTGGTGATGTGAGATTCTTCCAGGCGATTCTTGATGCCATCACTAACAATGTGGGTGGCACCTTCGTGATTGCCACTCTGCCGAGAGAGTCTGAGTCGGGGCCAAGCTTCGGCATGCATTGGATCTCATCAGCCGGAAAGTCTTTAGCCCAGTGCGGCGAAGCGAGCCTTCGAGCGGCCGCCGCAGAAGTGGCTGCCGAGCATCTACGCTCTCTGGCGGAACGCCCACTTAGCTATCGAGTGAACAACGTCCTGTTCCTACCGATATTACCGCGCTGCGAGCTTCTCATCATTGGTGGCGGTCACGTCGGTAAAGCGGTCGCGCGGCTCGCCGCGAAGGTTGATTTCGACGTCACCGTGGTCGACGATCGAGAGGAAGCGGTCAGCCTTGAAAGGTTTCCTGACGCCGTCGGCCGCATTGCCGGCCCAATGTTAAATGTGCTTCCGCAGATTGAACTCAGCGAGCAAGCATACGGATTGGTCGTCACACGCGGGCATCAACATGACGAAATGGCCCTTTATCATTTGGTTCAGCGAAAATTCGCCTACCTCGGCATGATCGGTAGCAAACGAAAAGTGCGGATGATTTATGACGACTTGCTGGAGAAAGGGATTCCGCAAGAGAAGCTCGATCAGGTGCACGCTCCGGTCGGCCTTGATATTGGTTCCCGTACGGTCGAAGAAATCGCAATCAGCATTGTCGCCCAATTGATTGCTCATCGCAGCCGAGCGACGACATGA
- the trpE gene encoding anthranilate synthase component I, with product MPYLPEFTEFEKLAGKFEIIPVYRRLISDSMTPVSAFHKLDDGQPACLFESVVGGEKVGRYSFIGIHPEYHLSATRDQVTVSRPEGSETFTCANPLEELRKRLDTGKVAHIEGLPPFNGGAIGYAGYDVVRYVENLPNAPEDDRELPDLSFGFYNNLIVFDNVSKIAYVIVMAKCPEGQDNDHKAIYEAACRQADAIVAQLTKHDPTLTPTDIDLAGVPTIGYRSNFTQEDFEAAVRKCVEYIEAGDIFQVVFSQRLAVDIESDPFEIYRTLRIVNPSPFMFFLRTPETTLVGSSPEIMVRVMDGVVTVRPLAGTRPRGLTEAEDLKLAEELLADPKERAEHVMLVDLGRNDVGRVAKYRSVQLSDVMAIERYSHVMHITSNVTGELPENKDAFDALAACLPAGTVSGAPKVRAMEIIDEIEPHRRGPYAGAVGYIDYGGNMDTCIALRTIVIQDGTAYVQAGAGIVADSDPQMEYQETLNKARGILKAIEITEKRSAAAAKGK from the coding sequence ATGCCGTACCTCCCTGAATTCACCGAGTTCGAGAAGCTCGCAGGCAAGTTTGAAATTATTCCCGTTTATCGACGCTTGATCAGCGATTCGATGACTCCTGTTTCCGCCTTTCACAAACTGGACGACGGCCAGCCGGCTTGCCTGTTTGAAAGTGTCGTCGGGGGGGAAAAGGTCGGTCGATACTCCTTTATTGGTATCCATCCCGAATATCATCTCAGTGCGACCCGCGACCAGGTCACGGTTTCCCGTCCAGAGGGAAGTGAAACGTTCACTTGTGCTAACCCGCTGGAAGAACTGCGAAAGCGGCTTGATACTGGCAAAGTGGCCCACATTGAGGGACTTCCTCCATTCAATGGTGGGGCGATCGGCTATGCCGGCTACGATGTGGTTCGCTACGTTGAGAATCTGCCCAACGCCCCAGAGGACGATCGGGAACTCCCCGATCTTTCATTTGGTTTCTACAACAATCTGATCGTCTTTGATAACGTCAGCAAGATTGCTTACGTCATCGTGATGGCCAAGTGTCCTGAAGGGCAAGACAACGATCACAAGGCGATTTACGAAGCCGCATGTCGTCAGGCCGACGCGATCGTGGCTCAGCTAACCAAGCACGATCCAACCCTTACGCCTACCGATATCGACCTGGCTGGCGTGCCGACGATTGGGTATCGCTCGAACTTCACCCAAGAGGACTTCGAGGCGGCCGTCCGCAAGTGTGTTGAGTACATTGAAGCAGGCGACATCTTCCAAGTGGTGTTCAGCCAGCGTCTGGCGGTTGACATCGAAAGTGATCCATTCGAGATTTACCGAACGCTGCGAATCGTGAATCCAAGTCCGTTCATGTTCTTCCTGCGCACGCCTGAAACGACGCTGGTTGGCAGTTCGCCCGAGATCATGGTCCGCGTGATGGACGGCGTGGTGACGGTACGGCCACTCGCCGGAACGCGACCGCGAGGCTTGACCGAGGCCGAGGACCTGAAGCTGGCCGAAGAACTGCTGGCCGATCCCAAAGAACGGGCTGAACATGTGATGCTCGTTGATTTAGGCCGCAACGATGTGGGCCGCGTCGCGAAGTATCGCAGCGTGCAGCTTTCCGATGTGATGGCAATCGAACGCTACAGCCACGTGATGCATATCACCTCGAATGTCACCGGAGAACTTCCGGAGAACAAAGATGCGTTTGACGCCCTCGCCGCCTGCTTACCGGCAGGAACGGTTTCAGGGGCTCCCAAGGTTCGGGCGATGGAAATCATCGACGAGATCGAACCACATCGCCGCGGTCCTTACGCAGGGGCGGTTGGCTACATCGATTACGGCGGCAACATGGATACCTGCATCGCGTTACGGACGATCGTCATTCAAGACGGAACGGCTTACGTGCAAGCGGGCGCCGGCATCGTGGCCGATAGCGATCCGCAGATGGAATACCAGGAAACGCTCAACAAGGCTCGAGGGATTCTCAAAGCGATCGAGATCACCGAGAAGCGTTCGGCTGCAGCTGCCAAGGGCAAGTAG
- the coaD gene encoding pantetheine-phosphate adenylyltransferase gives MADNNRIAVYVGSFDPITLGHLNLIERSSKLVDRLIVGIGVNAEKTGLFSPEERIDLVQKVTADMPNVETQTFDGLAVEFVRNVGARVMIRGIRPLTDIAGEFTMMMANRKLDSGIETIFLMADEEYGHVSSSLLKQITPLANDEQLQKFIPASIIPDLRAKFATSK, from the coding sequence ATGGCGGACAACAACCGAATCGCCGTATACGTTGGATCGTTCGATCCAATCACCTTGGGACATCTCAATCTGATCGAGCGGAGCAGCAAGCTCGTCGATCGCTTGATTGTCGGTATCGGCGTGAACGCCGAGAAAACCGGTCTGTTCAGCCCGGAAGAGCGGATCGACCTGGTTCAAAAGGTGACAGCCGATATGCCGAACGTCGAGACGCAAACCTTCGACGGCCTGGCCGTCGAGTTCGTTCGAAACGTGGGTGCACGGGTAATGATCCGCGGTATTCGTCCGCTGACGGATATCGCCGGCGAATTCACGATGATGATGGCCAACCGCAAGCTCGATTCCGGGATCGAAACCATCTTTCTGATGGCCGACGAAGAGTATGGCCACGTTTCCAGTTCGCTGCTGAAACAGATCACGCCTCTTGCCAATGATGAACAACTGCAGAAGTTCATCCCGGCCTCGATTATCCCTGATTTGCGGGCCAAGTTCGCCACAAGCAAGTAA
- a CDS encoding TIM44-like domain-containing protein, with protein sequence MPWFVAENTILTAASGLEGLGFVILTGIFLAGLASEHLQGGLRSLTTIKLGSIKSRISQMEKALEAIEEADPDFDLEDFCAAAASAFITVEKAIDEGELDQIRAFVSDGIYQRFAFRLDEEASLGRSRKTEKLTLTKIAPVEITSAKNTHNAFEVISVRITGHAMREYRMTEGTAQITVEEPEEIGEVWTFLRRRGAKTKSKDFGSVNGQCPNCGTDISVNQWEKCPACDSTVRSGEHGWVLSEISDLSSWKVTKPFKMSSATRYWIKQDQGFSSHYLEDRASVIFFRKFLADRLGVIDAIGKVATDRFCEAYEKKLEPDRFGNRTIYLEPRILAADVSGVISEEPYDKALMHIRWTARRGIDRSGQIVLEKEPVQTSTMMVLVRKHGTKTRIERTITSSHCPKCGAPESNNASHACEFCQTVLNDGALEWTMADMLPFTSTEALALRKKAYEGIETKVAVVQTYDAEDVPLKRVVAMEQTMPEFTKSEIEGVQIDGHAPNVMIREDDVTLCRLLIEVARQIQIPKANSNEFIRQVAKALKVPNAALLAAAKDRKPLNRAPLRKLNSQVLNFWLKTLVNVALIDAQIEAWQKVIVFATAKELGLSRYDVDAAIRARMLELEEWSEGMRSVDMFTWVVVMAAADGRFDPKEVELLKQMAEHYGISRPQLKDMCQAALNKQLDVQMPSDPDIGQLWLVKMIDMAFADGTVCRAEQKVLSKMADRIGFTPYDLKQLMRRRRAVLYKQARDALRGNPIAEEDELVLKADWKD encoded by the coding sequence ATGCCTTGGTTTGTGGCGGAAAATACGATTCTCACCGCCGCGAGCGGACTTGAGGGTTTGGGTTTCGTGATCCTCACCGGGATCTTTCTAGCCGGTCTCGCCTCCGAGCACCTTCAGGGCGGTCTCCGCAGCCTGACCACCATCAAGCTCGGCAGTATCAAGTCTCGCATCAGCCAGATGGAAAAGGCGCTGGAAGCGATTGAAGAGGCGGATCCTGATTTCGATCTGGAAGACTTCTGCGCGGCGGCGGCCAGTGCGTTTATCACCGTCGAGAAAGCGATCGACGAGGGAGAACTCGATCAAATCCGGGCCTTTGTTTCCGACGGAATCTATCAGCGATTTGCCTTCCGCTTGGATGAAGAAGCCAGCTTGGGGCGTTCACGAAAGACCGAGAAGCTCACACTTACGAAGATCGCCCCTGTCGAGATTACCTCAGCAAAGAACACTCACAACGCGTTCGAGGTGATCTCGGTACGCATCACCGGCCACGCGATGCGTGAGTATCGCATGACGGAAGGAACGGCGCAGATTACGGTCGAAGAGCCAGAGGAAATTGGTGAGGTTTGGACTTTCCTGCGTCGTCGTGGTGCCAAAACGAAGTCAAAGGACTTTGGTTCGGTGAATGGACAATGCCCGAATTGCGGAACCGATATTTCGGTGAATCAATGGGAAAAGTGCCCTGCTTGTGATAGTACCGTTCGCTCTGGTGAGCATGGCTGGGTGCTTTCCGAGATTTCCGATCTGTCGTCTTGGAAGGTGACCAAGCCGTTCAAGATGAGCAGCGCAACACGCTACTGGATCAAGCAAGATCAGGGATTCAGCTCGCACTATTTGGAAGACCGAGCCAGTGTGATCTTCTTTCGCAAGTTTCTGGCTGATCGACTCGGAGTGATCGACGCAATCGGTAAGGTTGCGACCGACCGGTTCTGCGAAGCGTACGAAAAGAAACTTGAGCCTGATCGATTTGGAAATCGCACAATCTATCTTGAGCCTCGTATTCTCGCCGCGGACGTTTCCGGGGTAATCTCCGAAGAACCGTACGATAAGGCGTTGATGCACATCCGTTGGACAGCTCGGCGAGGAATCGATCGCAGTGGACAGATCGTGTTGGAGAAGGAACCGGTACAGACGAGCACCATGATGGTCTTGGTTCGTAAGCACGGTACGAAGACCCGCATTGAGCGAACGATCACGAGTTCGCATTGTCCGAAGTGTGGCGCCCCCGAGTCGAACAACGCTTCGCACGCGTGTGAGTTCTGCCAGACGGTTCTCAACGATGGGGCACTCGAATGGACAATGGCCGATATGCTGCCGTTTACTTCGACCGAGGCATTGGCCCTGCGAAAGAAGGCGTACGAAGGCATCGAAACAAAAGTAGCCGTCGTACAGACTTACGACGCGGAAGATGTCCCATTAAAGCGAGTGGTGGCGATGGAGCAGACGATGCCCGAGTTCACCAAGAGCGAAATTGAGGGGGTGCAAATCGATGGGCACGCACCGAACGTGATGATTCGTGAAGACGACGTGACTTTGTGCCGCTTGTTGATTGAAGTCGCCCGCCAGATTCAAATTCCCAAGGCCAACTCCAACGAATTCATCCGTCAGGTTGCGAAGGCATTGAAGGTGCCCAACGCAGCGCTCCTAGCCGCGGCCAAAGATCGCAAGCCGTTGAATCGTGCCCCGCTGCGAAAGCTCAATTCGCAGGTTTTGAATTTCTGGTTGAAAACATTGGTGAACGTCGCGCTGATCGATGCCCAGATCGAGGCCTGGCAAAAGGTAATTGTGTTCGCGACCGCCAAAGAACTAGGGCTAAGCCGTTACGATGTCGACGCGGCAATTCGTGCCCGAATGCTGGAACTGGAAGAGTGGTCGGAAGGGATGCGCTCGGTCGATATGTTCACCTGGGTTGTCGTGATGGCGGCCGCTGATGGACGGTTCGATCCCAAGGAAGTTGAACTCCTCAAGCAAATGGCCGAGCATTACGGAATCAGTCGTCCGCAGCTGAAAGATATGTGTCAGGCCGCACTGAATAAACAGCTCGACGTGCAGATGCCAAGCGATCCAGATATTGGCCAGTTGTGGCTGGTGAAGATGATCGATATGGCGTTCGCCGATGGGACCGTCTGCCGAGCCGAACAGAAAGTGCTTTCCAAAATGGCCGATCGGATTGGGTTTACGCCGTACGATTTGAAACAACTCATGCGTCGTCGCCGGGCCGTTCTCTACAAACAAGCACGTGATGCCCTGCGTGGAAACCCAATCGCCGAAGAGGATGAACTCGTTCTAAAAGCAGATTGGAAGGACTAA
- a CDS encoding NTP transferase domain-containing protein — MNGAGRSFAIVPACGQSRRMGTDKLTLPWQNSTILETVIEAWLASQVDHILVVIPAQRADLRHLLAEKSIEIVPAESVPPDMKGTVQLGLAKIAETFQPNQEDFWLVAPADMPTLSPTTIDAILAQQAKFPKNILVPVCGDQRGHPALFPWKLSEGVFRLASDEGIKSLFRQNLLQEVPVSELGKDANTPQELQDLRERYER; from the coding sequence ATGAATGGGGCAGGCCGCAGCTTTGCGATCGTCCCAGCATGCGGCCAAAGCCGGCGAATGGGGACCGACAAGCTGACGCTCCCATGGCAGAACTCGACCATTCTCGAAACCGTGATCGAAGCTTGGCTGGCCTCCCAGGTCGATCACATCTTAGTAGTTATTCCGGCTCAGCGAGCCGACCTGCGACACCTTCTTGCTGAAAAGTCAATCGAGATCGTCCCGGCCGAAAGCGTTCCCCCCGACATGAAAGGCACTGTTCAGCTTGGCTTGGCCAAGATCGCTGAAACCTTTCAGCCCAATCAGGAAGACTTCTGGCTGGTTGCCCCCGCTGACATGCCGACGCTATCACCAACGACCATCGACGCAATCTTGGCCCAGCAGGCAAAGTTTCCCAAGAATATCTTGGTGCCGGTGTGTGGCGACCAGCGGGGGCACCCGGCTCTTTTTCCCTGGAAACTTTCTGAGGGGGTGTTTCGTCTCGCTTCCGACGAAGGAATTAAGTCCCTTTTTAGGCAAAATTTGCTTCAGGAAGTTCCGGTCAGTGAGCTCGGCAAAGATGCCAATACACCACAGGAACTTCAGGATTTACGTGAGCGTTACGAACGGTAA
- a CDS encoding UvrB/UvrC motif-containing protein produces MKCQQCEKPATFHITELTGEKPHELHLCEQCAQTYLTQNPSGGMPIQPSLAGMLHQQLKVADTAKELAKLDEQVCPICGITFYEFRNQGRLGCPHDYTCFGSELDPLIVNIHGDNQHAGKHPKHHQQSSQQQTQLIQLHNDMKVAIEKEDYERASQIRDEIRKIEEGQQ; encoded by the coding sequence ATGAAGTGTCAACAGTGCGAAAAGCCAGCAACCTTTCACATTACGGAACTGACCGGGGAGAAGCCGCATGAGCTGCACCTGTGCGAGCAGTGCGCGCAGACCTACCTGACTCAGAATCCGTCGGGGGGGATGCCGATCCAACCGTCGTTGGCCGGCATGTTGCATCAGCAACTGAAAGTCGCCGACACGGCGAAAGAATTGGCCAAGCTTGACGAACAGGTCTGTCCGATTTGTGGGATCACTTTCTACGAATTCCGGAATCAAGGTCGCTTGGGCTGTCCACACGACTACACCTGCTTCGGCAGCGAGCTCGATCCGCTGATCGTCAATATTCATGGCGACAACCAGCATGCTGGAAAGCATCCCAAGCATCATCAGCAGTCGTCCCAGCAGCAAACGCAGCTCATCCAGCTTCACAACGACATGAAGGTGGCGATCGAGAAGGAAGATTACGAGCGTGCTTCCCAGATCCGGGACGAAATTCGTAAGATTGAAGAAGGTCAACAGTAA
- a CDS encoding protein arginine kinase: protein MRGSGPESDIVISSRIRLARNLAEFPFIRRCSPQDRKSIEKMVHDRLQAIPGFNTLYYLRVDELAHVDRQFLTERQLISREHAEAEGARSVAIDNDERLSVMINEEDHLRIQVMKSGLDLTSAWNQINEVDDQLESKLSYAFHERLGYLTACPTNVGTGMRVSVMLHLPALVITNQIEKVFRSLQKINLAVRGLYGEGSQAMGDFYQISNQITLGKSEEELIGQVSGVVPMIIEYERKARDFLITQNREDLHDKISRAYGILCTAQTISSEETMHLLSSVRMGVNLGLIDDLAISDINKLFVETQPAHLQKLRGNELDTAGRNIERALYLRRYLQDRGKEHRDERN, encoded by the coding sequence ATGCGCGGCAGCGGACCCGAGTCTGACATCGTGATCAGTAGCCGAATCCGTCTGGCACGTAACTTGGCCGAATTCCCGTTTATTCGCCGCTGCTCGCCCCAAGATCGAAAATCGATCGAGAAGATGGTACATGACCGTCTGCAAGCGATTCCCGGCTTTAATACGCTTTATTATCTGCGTGTGGACGAACTAGCCCACGTCGATCGCCAGTTTCTCACCGAGCGTCAACTGATCAGCCGCGAACATGCCGAGGCCGAAGGTGCCCGCAGTGTAGCCATCGACAACGACGAACGCCTGAGCGTGATGATCAACGAAGAAGATCACTTGCGCATCCAGGTGATGAAAAGTGGTCTCGATTTGACCAGTGCTTGGAATCAGATCAACGAAGTTGACGACCAATTGGAAAGCAAGCTCAGCTACGCGTTTCACGAACGACTTGGCTATCTGACTGCTTGTCCCACCAATGTCGGTACCGGAATGCGTGTCAGCGTGATGTTGCATTTGCCGGCTCTGGTCATTACCAACCAGATCGAGAAGGTCTTCCGTAGCTTGCAGAAGATTAATCTGGCCGTCCGCGGTTTGTATGGCGAAGGTTCCCAGGCAATGGGTGACTTTTACCAGATCAGTAATCAAATTACGCTGGGCAAATCGGAAGAAGAATTGATCGGTCAGGTCAGCGGCGTGGTGCCGATGATCATCGAGTACGAACGTAAAGCTCGCGACTTCCTGATCACGCAAAACCGTGAGGATCTGCACGACAAGATCAGTCGGGCTTACGGTATTTTGTGCACAGCACAGACGATCAGTAGCGAAGAGACCATGCACCTGCTTTCAAGTGTTCGCATGGGCGTGAATCTGGGGCTGATCGACGATCTGGCGATTTCCGATATTAACAAGCTGTTCGTTGAGACCCAGCCGGCCCATTTACAAAAGCTGCGTGGCAACGAACTCGATACCGCCGGACGGAACATCGAGCGGGCCCTCTACTTGCGTCGCTATCTGCAAGATCGCGGAAAAGAGCATCGCGACGAGCGAAATTAA
- a CDS encoding aminotransferase class V-fold PLP-dependent enzyme yields the protein MTFSDESRWQSFREAMPVTQKWAYFDHAAVAPLPQSTAQAITNWCQQAAHEGDTVWLDWEQLIEKTRQSGAKLIGADTDEIALVSNTTQGINIVAEGISWKPGDNLVVLGNEFPSNLYPWLHQQTKGVEVRVIPVEGVEPDLNRIAEACDANTRILTISWVSYKTGWRIDPAKLAKIAHDAGALFFLDAIQGMGVFPLDVHEADIDFLAADGHKWMLGPEGAGLFYCKRELLDELYPIGVGWNSVADRKNFDKTDLTFRTSAARYEGGSQNMPGLIGLGASLDLLLQYGAGPKTSAIGERVLQVTDWACESLTKAGAKLITSREGDERSGIVSFQVPGKVPQALRAAGQKMGVNFSVRGDFARLSPHAYNNQADIDRLVETLAAVE from the coding sequence ATGACGTTTTCCGACGAATCGCGGTGGCAATCTTTCCGCGAAGCGATGCCCGTGACTCAAAAATGGGCCTATTTCGACCACGCAGCGGTTGCCCCTTTACCCCAATCTACGGCCCAAGCGATCACAAACTGGTGCCAACAGGCAGCTCACGAAGGTGACACAGTTTGGCTGGACTGGGAACAATTAATCGAAAAAACACGACAATCCGGAGCCAAGCTCATTGGAGCTGATACGGACGAAATCGCGCTGGTCAGCAACACGACCCAAGGGATCAACATCGTTGCGGAAGGGATCTCGTGGAAGCCGGGGGACAATCTAGTAGTTTTGGGGAACGAGTTCCCGTCGAATCTGTATCCGTGGCTTCACCAGCAAACCAAAGGGGTCGAAGTGCGGGTTATTCCGGTCGAAGGGGTTGAACCTGATCTGAACCGGATTGCCGAGGCCTGTGATGCGAACACGAGGATTCTGACGATCAGCTGGGTCAGTTACAAGACAGGCTGGCGGATCGATCCCGCCAAACTTGCCAAAATCGCCCACGATGCCGGTGCGCTGTTCTTTCTCGACGCGATCCAAGGGATGGGTGTTTTTCCGTTAGATGTGCACGAAGCGGATATCGACTTCCTGGCAGCGGACGGGCATAAGTGGATGCTGGGACCGGAAGGGGCCGGGTTGTTCTATTGCAAGAGGGAACTTCTCGACGAGCTTTACCCGATCGGTGTTGGCTGGAACAGCGTGGCCGACCGCAAGAATTTTGATAAGACCGATCTCACCTTCCGAACGAGTGCGGCTCGGTACGAAGGTGGATCACAGAACATGCCTGGCTTGATCGGGCTGGGCGCTAGTTTGGACTTGCTGCTGCAGTACGGAGCCGGTCCGAAAACATCTGCGATCGGCGAGCGTGTTCTTCAGGTCACCGACTGGGCATGCGAATCACTGACTAAGGCAGGAGCCAAGCTGATCACCAGTCGAGAAGGGGACGAGCGATCCGGGATCGTATCGTTTCAAGTTCCTGGTAAGGTTCCGCAAGCCTTGCGAGCAGCAGGTCAGAAGATGGGCGTCAATTTCAGCGTCCGGGGCGACTTCGCACGCCTCAGCCCGCATGCCTACAACAACCAAGCCGATATCGATCGATTGGTAGAAACCCTGGCAGCCGTCGAGTAA
- a CDS encoding putative quinol monooxygenase — translation MIHVIATIEVAEGTRDKFLEHFHNLVPLVLEEDGCISYGPAIDVDAKLDVQIGPRDNVVTVVEAWESVEALHAHLAAPHMDDYREKVKDIVTDTKIQVLSPA, via the coding sequence ATGATTCACGTTATCGCCACTATTGAAGTCGCCGAAGGTACTCGCGACAAATTCCTGGAACACTTCCACAATCTGGTTCCCTTGGTTTTGGAAGAAGATGGCTGCATCAGTTACGGCCCAGCCATCGATGTCGACGCCAAACTCGACGTCCAAATTGGTCCTCGTGATAACGTCGTGACAGTGGTCGAAGCTTGGGAATCGGTCGAAGCATTACACGCTCACTTGGCCGCACCGCACATGGACGACTATCGCGAAAAGGTGAAGGACATCGTCACGGATACCAAGATCCAAGTTCTCAGCCCAGCCTAA
- a CDS encoding prenyltransferase/squalene oxidase repeat-containing protein, protein MLGMLGGLSAAAVAPELLAAPPSDSQRRTWGACIEKGLGWVARTQSRLGHWTAANYPTAMTALAGTALCASGSTTMQGPYAENLRRAVEFLVSKARPNGLIGDPLTDNRYTYGHGFSMLFLSQVLGEEEDEFRRQDLIKILNKAVEFSVSAQTKSGGWGYVSAKDGNDFDEGSTTITQVQGLRGCRNAGIPVPSEVVDNAKKYIYDCQNPDGGISYSSKNRGTSRPAITAASICCLQNAGESKTNVVKEMLDYCKKNLYQIQTQAQSFSHWHYSYLYYSQVVYREGTDDKSLWEVFRNRLYDRITAEQNGEGYWDDSSVGPIYVTACNLIMMQLDLGYLPIYQR, encoded by the coding sequence ATGTTGGGAATGTTGGGCGGGCTTTCCGCGGCTGCGGTCGCTCCAGAGCTATTGGCCGCCCCACCTTCTGATTCTCAACGCCGCACCTGGGGAGCCTGTATTGAAAAAGGCTTAGGCTGGGTAGCTCGCACTCAATCGCGTTTGGGTCACTGGACCGCTGCTAATTATCCCACCGCGATGACCGCGCTCGCTGGGACGGCGCTGTGTGCCTCTGGGTCGACGACAATGCAAGGACCGTACGCGGAAAATCTTCGCCGAGCGGTTGAGTTTCTTGTATCGAAGGCCCGACCAAACGGATTGATCGGCGACCCGCTGACCGACAATCGGTATACGTACGGTCACGGTTTCTCAATGCTGTTTCTCTCGCAGGTCCTCGGAGAGGAAGAGGACGAGTTTCGGCGCCAAGATTTGATTAAGATCCTCAACAAGGCGGTCGAGTTCAGCGTGTCGGCTCAGACCAAGTCAGGCGGTTGGGGCTACGTTAGCGCGAAAGATGGGAACGACTTCGACGAAGGATCGACCACGATCACGCAGGTTCAAGGACTGCGAGGCTGTCGCAACGCTGGCATCCCAGTGCCGTCTGAGGTCGTCGATAACGCAAAGAAGTACATCTACGACTGCCAGAATCCTGACGGTGGTATCTCTTATAGCTCGAAGAATCGCGGTACTTCGCGACCGGCAATCACGGCCGCTTCGATTTGCTGTTTGCAAAACGCTGGCGAATCAAAGACGAACGTCGTGAAAGAGATGCTCGATTACTGCAAAAAGAATCTCTACCAGATTCAAACCCAGGCCCAGTCCTTCAGCCATTGGCACTACTCTTACCTGTACTATTCGCAGGTTGTCTATCGTGAAGGAACGGACGACAAGAGTCTGTGGGAAGTCTTCCGCAATCGTTTGTACGATCGGATCACGGCCGAGCAGAATGGCGAAGGTTATTGGGATGATTCGAGCGTGGGGCCGATCTACGTCACAGCATGCAACTTGATCATGATGCAGCTGGACCTGGGCTACCTGCCGATCTACCAGCGATAA